From Dechloromonas sp. A34:
GTCGTCGAAGAGCTTGTCGAAGAGGGATGGCTCGAAGCCTTTGATCATAAAAAAGGCGGAAACGAGTTTCCGCCGTGTCTTTCGGAAGAATGGCGATCAGGTCAGGTTCGGTGTGTTGTTGGCGAGGTTCCAGGCGCCCTGGATATTCACTTTGCCGGACTTGGATCCGTCGATATTCAGTTCGTCGTAGGTCCACTTCACGGCGGAATACTTCAGGGAGAAGGCTTCCTTCGGGATACCTTCGTCATCGACCGACGGAGAAACCGAGGCGATGATGACGTTCTTCAGTTCGATCTTCAGGTACTGATGGCGATTCTGGGTGCCGGACGGATTGCCGGTGGTGTTCTTGCCGCCGAAAGCACGATAGAAATAGATGATCACGTCGTTGACCACCAGGCCGGAAGAGCAAGCCTGGTATAGCTTCGGGCTGGAACCGTCGATATCCTTGGTAAAGATCATTTCGCCATGTTCGACACGCTCGGCAGTATGACCGCCGGCTGCCGATGCCGTTGCCGACTTCGGCTGGCGCATGGTGTGGCTCCAGGTCGAGACTTCGACGGTGTCCTTATGCTTGGCATCGCGTGAATCTCCCTTGATATCGCTGCCCTTGAATTCAACGTAAATATCTTTCATTTCGTGCTTTCTCCTTGATGGTTAGGAAACATCAGCTCTTGCTGGATTGCGGCAACTCGGCGACCAGACGCAAGGACACCGAGAGTTCGTCAAGCTGGAAGTGCGGCCGGATGAACGACACAGCCCGATAAACACCGGGCCGACCGGGCACTTCGCTGACTTCGACTGACGCTTCCCGCAAGGGGAACTGCGCCTTGGTTTCCTGCGATGCCGAATCGTCCGCCGTCACGTATTGGTCGACCCAGCGCTGCAGGTAGTTTTGAACATTGGCCGCGGATGCAAAGCTGCCGATCTTGTCGCGCATCATGGCCTTCATGTAGTGCGCGATCCGGGAAACCGCGAACATGTATTGCAACTGCGCCGACAACGAAGCATTGGCGTTGGCCGAGTCGGTATCGTATTTCTTCGGTTTCTGAGCCGACTGGGCACCGAAGAAGGCGGCATAGTCGGTGTTCTTGCAATGCACCAGCGGAATGAAGCCGAGGTCGCTCAACTCCTTTTCCCGGCGGTCGGTGATCGAGATTTCCGTCGGACACTTGAGTGCCACCTCACCATCGTCGGTGCGGAAGGTGTGGGTCGGCAAATCCTCGACCAGGCCGCCGCCTTCCACGCCGCGGATCGCCGCGCACCAGCCGTAGTTTTCGAAAGCGGTGGTCAGTCGGGCGGCAAAGGCGAAGGCGGCACTGCACCAGAGATACTTGTCGTGATTCGTGCCATCGACTTCTTCAACGAAATTGAAACCCTCGGTGACTTCGCCGTCGATCGGGTTGTAGGGCAAGCGCCCCAGAAAACGCGGCAAGGCCAGGCCGACATAACGGGAATCCTCGGATTCGCGGAAAGACTTCCACTTGGCGTATTCGACGGTATCGAACACCTTGGCCAAATCCCTCGGCTTGCCGAGTTCGGTGTAGGAGTCCAAGCCGAACAGTTGGGGGGCAGCCGCCGCGATGAAGGGGGCATGGGAGGCCGCCGCGATATGGGACATCTGCTCGATGAAGTACATATCCTCGGGCTGGCGGGACAGTTCGAACTGTCCGATCAGCGTACCGAATGGCGCGCCACCGAAAGTACCGAACTCTTCTTCATAGACTTTCTTGAACAGTGCACTCTGATCGAAATCGATGGCGGTCTTGAAGTCCCGGACCAGCTCGCGCTTGCCGGCATTGAAGAGCTTGATTTTCAGTTGCTGGCTGGTTGAGGTTTGCTTGCACAGGTAGTGCAGACCGGTCCAGGCGCCTTCCAGCGCCTGAAATTCGGGCGCATGCATGACCTCGCTCAACTGTTCGGAAATTAGCCGATCCAGTTCCGCCACCCGGGCATCGAGCGAAGCCGCAAGGTTCTCGGAAACAATGACCTCTCCTTCCAGAACCTGACTGACCAGTTCGCTGATGATGTCGCGCGCCCGGCTCTTTTCCTGATCCGACTGCGCTACCCGGCTTTCTTCGATGATCTGGTCGAGAATGCTGCGCTCATTTGCTTCGGCAAAGCCGCCAACGACTGCTTCCTGAAGGTTCATTGTTTATCTCCTTCGTGCTTTTCACCGCCCAGGTTGTGCAACTGCTCGGTGTTGTTCAGCACGTCATTCAGCAAGTCTTCCAGCTTCTCGTTGCCGGCCAGCTTGTTGCGCAGATCGGCCAGTTTGGCGCGTGCTTCCTGAAGCTTTCGCAAGGGTTCAACCTGCTGGACGACGGATTCCGGTCGAAAGTCCTCGAACTTCTTGAACTCGATATCGATCCCCATTTCCCCACCTTCCGCGGAGAGGCGGTTCTTCACGCGGTAGACGGTGCGTGGCGCCATGCCTTCCATGACGTCGTCGAAGTTATCCATATCGACGTTGACGAACTTGCGATCGCGAACCTTGCCCTGCGGCTCCCTGGATTGCGCTGCAAAATCACCCAACACGCCAACCACAAACGGCAACTCTTTGACTTCGATGGCATCACCGATCTCGACGTCATAAGTCAACTGGACGCGCGGCGGACGAACCTTTTGCAACCGCTTTTGCACACTTTCCTTTTTCGCCACAAAACTCTCCCGAACAATTATCAAATTCAATCACACGGCATAGCGCGATCAATAACCAAGCACGAACCGAAGCCCAATATCGATCTAGCCAATTACCTCAACATGCTGAACGGATTGCTGCCCGACGACGCCGCTGAGGGAGCGCTCGCCTGGCCTGCTTCATCGCCCCTTTTCGACTCGGCTCTAGCCCTGGCGCGGGCTGCTGCCGCAGCAGCCTCCCGCTTGGCGAGAGCTGCTTCCTTTTTCTTTCTCGCTTCGAGTTCGGCGGGCGGAACCAGAACATCTTCTCCCAGCGTCTCGCGCATGACTTTGGCCAAGCCGGCGGCATCGGAACGGGCATTGCCTTTCAATTCGACATCGTTTCGCAGCTCGCTCAGCGATTGCGACGCAACCCGCAATCCAGCGACGGCGCGAATGCTTTTCGCCTCCCGGTCGGTGTTGTCGCGCTGCAAGGCTTCCTCGGCCGAAACGATCGCCTGGGAATAGTTTTCGGCATCAAAATGAACTTTCGCCATGCGCACCCAAGGTTCTTTGCGATCCGGATTCCGCTTTGCCAAATCGCCAAGAATTCGCACGGCTTCTTCCTGATTACCCTTGTCGAGCAAGGAAT
This genomic window contains:
- a CDS encoding Hcp family type VI secretion system effector, producing the protein MKDIYVEFKGSDIKGDSRDAKHKDTVEVSTWSHTMRQPKSATASAAGGHTAERVEHGEMIFTKDIDGSSPKLYQACSSGLVVNDVIIYFYRAFGGKNTTGNPSGTQNRHQYLKIELKNVIIASVSPSVDDEGIPKEAFSLKYSAVKWTYDELNIDGSKSGKVNIQGAWNLANNTPNLT
- the tssC gene encoding type VI secretion system contractile sheath large subunit: MNLQEAVVGGFAEANERSILDQIIEESRVAQSDQEKSRARDIISELVSQVLEGEVIVSENLAASLDARVAELDRLISEQLSEVMHAPEFQALEGAWTGLHYLCKQTSTSQQLKIKLFNAGKRELVRDFKTAIDFDQSALFKKVYEEEFGTFGGAPFGTLIGQFELSRQPEDMYFIEQMSHIAAASHAPFIAAAAPQLFGLDSYTELGKPRDLAKVFDTVEYAKWKSFRESEDSRYVGLALPRFLGRLPYNPIDGEVTEGFNFVEEVDGTNHDKYLWCSAAFAFAARLTTAFENYGWCAAIRGVEGGGLVEDLPTHTFRTDDGEVALKCPTEISITDRREKELSDLGFIPLVHCKNTDYAAFFGAQSAQKPKKYDTDSANANASLSAQLQYMFAVSRIAHYMKAMMRDKIGSFASAANVQNYLQRWVDQYVTADDSASQETKAQFPLREASVEVSEVPGRPGVYRAVSFIRPHFQLDELSVSLRLVAELPQSSKS
- the tssB gene encoding type VI secretion system contractile sheath small subunit; protein product: MAKKESVQKRLQKVRPPRVQLTYDVEIGDAIEVKELPFVVGVLGDFAAQSREPQGKVRDRKFVNVDMDNFDDVMEGMAPRTVYRVKNRLSAEGGEMGIDIEFKKFEDFRPESVVQQVEPLRKLQEARAKLADLRNKLAGNEKLEDLLNDVLNNTEQLHNLGGEKHEGDKQ
- a CDS encoding tetratricopeptide repeat protein — protein: MTQSEFLDAMGKSSLKIDSLLDKGNQEEAVRILGDLAKRNPDRKEPWVRMAKVHFDAENYSQAIVSAEEALQRDNTDREAKSIRAVAGLRVASQSLSELRNDVELKGNARSDAAGLAKVMRETLGEDVLVPPAELEARKKKEAALAKREAAAAAARARARAESKRGDEAGQASAPSAASSGSNPFSMLR